The following are from one region of the Ignavibacteriota bacterium genome:
- the lysA gene encoding diaminopimelate decarboxylase has translation MLTKEIISKFSQIETPFYYYDIKLLQKTLDEIVQESSKKNYKLHYALKANSNDRILQIISNAGLGADCVSGNEITKAVSTGFKSSELVFAGVGKSDKEILTGLTNDILCFNVESKQELEVINSIAISLNKIANVALRINPNINANTHHYITTGLEENKFGINIWELSQVLDLISSLMNIKLIGLHFHIGSQVTDLDVYKGLCLRINEIQKWFSDRNFRFEYLNAGGGLGINYESPDSEPIPDFKSYFEVFEKFLVRFPDQQVHFEIGRAIVGQCGSLISKVLYVKEGINTNFIILDAGMTELIRPALYQSYHKIENLTSNGKAKRYDVVGPICESSDTFAKYFFLPETERGNLIAIRSTGAYGEVMSSEYNLRDKIQSYFSDRI, from the coding sequence ATGTTAACCAAAGAAATTATATCAAAGTTTAGTCAGATCGAAACTCCGTTTTATTACTACGATATTAAACTTTTGCAAAAAACTCTGGATGAGATAGTTCAAGAATCATCAAAAAAAAATTACAAATTACATTATGCACTCAAAGCAAATTCAAATGACAGGATTTTACAAATAATTAGTAATGCTGGTTTAGGTGCAGATTGCGTAAGCGGGAATGAAATTACTAAAGCTGTTTCAACTGGTTTTAAGAGTAGCGAATTAGTATTTGCAGGCGTTGGCAAATCTGATAAAGAAATTCTAACCGGACTTACAAATGATATTTTATGTTTCAATGTTGAATCGAAACAGGAACTTGAAGTGATTAATTCAATAGCTATTTCGTTGAACAAAATTGCAAATGTTGCTTTACGAATTAATCCTAATATTAATGCAAATACTCATCATTATATAACCACAGGTCTCGAAGAAAATAAATTTGGAATAAATATATGGGAACTATCTCAGGTACTTGATTTAATTTCTTCATTGATGAATATCAAGCTGATTGGATTGCACTTCCACATTGGATCACAGGTTACAGATCTTGATGTTTACAAAGGATTGTGTTTAAGAATCAATGAAATACAAAAGTGGTTTTCAGATCGTAACTTTCGCTTTGAGTATTTAAATGCAGGTGGCGGTCTTGGAATCAATTATGAAAGTCCTGACTCAGAACCAATTCCGGATTTTAAATCCTATTTCGAGGTCTTTGAAAAATTTTTGGTAAGATTCCCGGATCAGCAAGTTCATTTTGAAATCGGAAGAGCAATTGTTGGACAATGCGGCTCGCTGATTTCAAAAGTTCTTTATGTAAAGGAAGGTATCAACACAAACTTTATAATTCTTGATGCCGGTATGACAGAATTAATCAGACCAGCACTCTATCAATCATATCATAAAATTGAAAATCTCACTTCAAATGGAAAAGCAAAAAGATACGATGTGGTTGGACCAATCTGTGAATCATCTGATACTTTTGCTAAATATTTTTTTCTTCCTGAAACTGAACGCGGAAATCTGATCGCAATCAGATCAACAGGTGCTTATGGTGAAGTGATGTCATCAGAATATAATCTTCGGGATAAGATTCAATCTTATTTTTCAGACCGAATCTGA
- a CDS encoding aspartate kinase — protein MKVLKFGGTSVGSAERMKEVARLINSSESKIVVLSAMSGTTNALVQIAEALYTKKNSKANQFINQFEKKYKQVIAELYVNPLISKDATTLIDSHLDYIKSFTQDLFTIHEERAILAQGELISTALFHLYLQEQKIDSVLLPALNFMRIDTNGEPDTYYIKENLYRELDKYPGKTLFITQGYICRNLYGEIDNLKRGGSDYSASLIGAAINSGEIQIWTDISGFHNNDPRYVEKTHSIEQLSFDEAAELAYFGAKILHPSSVLPAKLANIPVRLKNTMKPEDPGTLISAEANGKGIKAIAAKDGITAIKIKSGRMLLAYGFLRKVFEVFERFKTPIDMITTSEVAVSVTIDDTTYLSEIVEELKYYGAVEVDSDQTIICVVGENLIDQKGIINQVLGALKHYNLRMISYGGSRHSISILVGASDKKAALNSLNCIFPSEPDE, from the coding sequence ATGAAAGTTCTGAAATTCGGCGGCACTTCGGTTGGCTCGGCAGAAAGAATGAAAGAAGTTGCAAGATTAATTAATAGCAGCGAATCGAAAATCGTTGTCCTATCCGCAATGTCAGGGACAACTAATGCCCTCGTTCAAATTGCAGAAGCACTTTATACAAAGAAGAATTCAAAAGCCAATCAATTCATTAATCAGTTTGAAAAAAAATACAAGCAGGTCATTGCCGAATTATATGTTAATCCGTTAATTAGTAAAGACGCAACAACACTTATTGATTCACACTTAGATTATATAAAGTCTTTCACACAAGATCTTTTCACAATTCATGAAGAAAGAGCAATACTCGCTCAGGGAGAATTAATTTCAACCGCGTTATTTCATCTTTATTTACAGGAACAGAAAATTGACTCAGTCCTTCTTCCTGCATTAAATTTTATGAGGATTGACACGAACGGCGAACCTGATACTTACTATATCAAAGAAAATTTATATAGAGAATTGGATAAATATCCGGGGAAAACTTTATTCATCACTCAGGGTTACATCTGCAGAAATTTGTATGGTGAGATTGATAACTTGAAACGTGGTGGAAGTGATTACAGCGCTTCGCTAATCGGTGCTGCAATTAATTCCGGAGAAATACAAATATGGACAGACATCAGCGGCTTTCACAACAACGATCCGAGATATGTTGAGAAAACTCATTCCATCGAGCAACTTTCTTTTGATGAAGCCGCAGAGCTTGCGTATTTTGGTGCAAAGATTTTGCATCCATCAAGCGTACTTCCGGCAAAACTCGCTAACATTCCTGTTAGATTAAAGAATACAATGAAACCTGAAGACCCGGGAACTTTAATTTCAGCAGAAGCAAATGGTAAAGGTATTAAAGCAATCGCAGCTAAAGATGGAATTACGGCAATCAAAATAAAATCAGGAAGAATGCTTCTTGCGTATGGATTTTTAAGAAAAGTTTTCGAAGTATTCGAACGTTTTAAAACTCCAATAGATATGATAACTACTTCCGAAGTTGCGGTATCGGTTACTATTGATGACACAACTTATCTTTCTGAAATTGTTGAAGAACTTAAATATTATGGAGCTGTTGAAGTTGATTCTGATCAGACAATTATTTGCGTTGTTGGAGAAAATTTAATCGACCAGAAAGGAATCATCAATCAAGTGCTTGGAGCTTTAAAACATTATAATCTTCGGATGATTTCTTATGGCGGCAGCAGACACAGCATTTCAATTTTAGTTGGTGCCAGTGATAAGAAGGCTGCGCTCAACTCACTTAATTGTATTTTTCCATCTGAACCGGACGAGTAA
- a CDS encoding T9SS type A sorting domain-containing protein, translating into MYLVDGSKIPETIIQARGNYWGNHPFYGNDPSGRFGEEVTIDYSDFLNEPCTYSQGEAELILANSKGEVYDTVYSTENTATGLSDIESRYATANNYYYNNLYNQAKQEYEGIIQNYGNSNASIQAYNQLYTVANLTNSSPSVFNQLKGFYLQQAANQTDSLMIGTLKHLSDLCLVSAEEYLPAINNFDEIAQQNPNTDIALYRQIDALTTSLLMPQDSCLNKGVLGKYSVTNLSEYTNKLNELLSTRGKSGLESEKELLPTEYTLYQNYPNPFNPTTTIKYDLPNTSDVSLIIYDILGRKVKELVNTKQQAGRYEIQFNASNLASGVYIYQLIADKYFSSRKMILLK; encoded by the coding sequence TTGTATTTAGTGGATGGAAGTAAAATTCCAGAAACAATAATACAAGCAAGAGGCAATTACTGGGGAAATCATCCTTTCTATGGAAATGATCCATCCGGAAGATTTGGTGAAGAAGTTACAATAGATTACTCAGACTTTTTAAATGAACCTTGCACATACTCACAAGGTGAAGCGGAATTAATTTTAGCCAATTCAAAAGGCGAGGTTTATGATACAGTTTATTCTACCGAGAATACTGCAACCGGATTGTCTGACATAGAATCCAGATATGCAACGGCAAATAATTATTACTACAACAATCTTTACAATCAGGCAAAACAAGAATATGAGGGAATCATTCAGAATTATGGAAACAGCAACGCAAGTATTCAAGCATACAATCAGTTATATACTGTTGCCAATTTAACTAATAGTTCTCCTTCTGTATTCAATCAGTTAAAAGGCTTCTATTTACAGCAAGCTGCAAATCAGACTGATAGTTTGATGATAGGAACATTAAAACATTTAAGCGACTTATGTTTGGTTTCGGCAGAAGAATATTTACCAGCAATAAATAACTTTGATGAAATTGCACAGCAAAATCCAAATACAGATATCGCTTTATATAGGCAGATTGATGCTCTGACTACTTCATTACTAATGCCTCAAGATAGCTGTTTGAATAAAGGAGTATTAGGTAAGTATAGCGTGACCAATTTATCGGAATACACAAACAAGTTGAATGAGCTACTTAGTACCAGAGGCAAAAGTGGACTTGAATCGGAAAAAGAACTTCTTCCAACAGAATATACTTTGTATCAGAACTACCCGAATCCTTTTAACCCAACTACAACAATTAAATACGATCTTCCAAATACAAGTGATGTATCGTTAATCATCTACGACATACTAGGTAGAAAGGTAAAGGAACTTGTTAACACAAAACAACAAGCAGGAAGGTATGAAATACAATTCAATGCTTCGAATCTTGCAAGTGGGGTATATATCTATCAATTAATTGCTGATAAATACTTTAGCTCAAGGAAGATGATTTTGTTGAAGTAA
- a CDS encoding right-handed parallel beta-helix repeat-containing protein, translating into MRHTEINSGYMVQAITNGIQKPRLLSISNSIFNNSPQRHFFHIQNTEGVNITLSDNSFTTGYPNYTGCLYLFGFNEVEIIRNTINYTTDRMFSIGINSTNNKSLNINHCNVSGFNTCIQRGYIFQDDLEDVELIYNEDIRIYNCSLNGGQNNNGAAISIGLANNYQVSGVKIDLNTISDYKTGIQINNADNFSLGITNNSITDYGLVGILVSNGSEALIKENLISADASTSEHCVGISVNQVSNPIILGNTIEAYNVSSPGSGISLVSCNNGEVRLNTIQNHLYGIELGSSSPKIGANTIINNKAYGIYISDNSNPDLTGSFVGADQFPLSGYNTIRENGLCTETRNSELYLLTHLTQNGEMTSFYRLNKHLNWNVNVTFV; encoded by the coding sequence ATGCGGCACACAGAAATTAATTCAGGCTATATGGTTCAAGCAATTACAAACGGAATACAAAAACCAAGACTGCTTTCTATATCTAATTCAATATTTAATAATTCTCCTCAAAGGCATTTTTTCCATATCCAGAATACCGAGGGTGTAAATATCACATTGTCAGATAATAGTTTCACAACCGGATATCCTAACTATACTGGATGTCTGTACTTGTTTGGTTTTAATGAAGTTGAAATAATAAGAAACACTATTAATTATACTACTGATCGAATGTTTAGCATCGGGATTAATTCGACGAACAATAAATCATTAAATATTAATCATTGTAATGTAAGTGGCTTTAATACTTGTATTCAAAGAGGTTATATATTTCAGGATGACTTAGAAGATGTTGAACTAATTTATAACGAAGATATAAGAATTTATAATTGCTCACTAAATGGTGGGCAAAACAATAATGGTGCGGCGATATCAATTGGTTTAGCAAATAATTATCAAGTATCCGGAGTAAAAATAGATTTAAATACTATATCTGACTATAAGACAGGAATACAGATAAACAATGCCGATAATTTTTCTCTTGGAATAACAAACAACTCAATTACTGACTATGGATTAGTTGGTATTTTAGTTTCAAACGGCAGTGAAGCGCTAATTAAAGAAAATCTAATATCTGCCGACGCATCAACATCCGAACATTGTGTTGGTATTTCAGTCAATCAGGTTAGCAATCCAATTATATTGGGAAATACAATCGAAGCTTATAATGTATCAAGTCCCGGATCTGGAATTTCTTTAGTTTCTTGTAATAATGGAGAAGTCAGATTGAACACAATTCAAAATCATCTTTACGGAATCGAGCTTGGCAGTTCTTCGCCAAAAATCGGTGCAAATACAATTATAAATAATAAAGCATACGGTATTTACATAAGCGATAATTCAAATCCTGATCTTACCGGTTCTTTTGTTGGTGCCGATCAATTCCCGTTAAGCGGATACAATACAATCCGGGAAAATGGTTTGTGTACAGAAACGCGAAACAGTGAGCTATACTTACTAACTCACCTTACGCAAAATGGAGAGATGACATCTTTTTATAGATTAAATAAGCACTTAAATTGGAATGTCAATGTTACTTTTGTTTAA
- a CDS encoding T9SS type A sorting domain-containing protein — protein MKSQKVNFYSSLLLALLLFTSLNYAQQFAQERFSKVSTDTIKEKPIQFRRGIELQEGYQSYEQKYLGKNLIEEKRRLFPLQSTGVWTELNPKVPRVDYLGINFVNKDLPTGQAGTGWAVGDLGALIKSTNGGTSWTVSETNTTTPILKVRSFNGQIVIASGFGGLILRSTDGGETFTQVTSNVTGDLWGLQMLNDTLGWACGNGNSLAKTTDGGQTWQRIITPGYTSDYWWIDFMNENYGFIAANGKVLRTIDGGLNWEIIQAGDTYPLFSIDVIDSLHIAAGGYGGTGYSGKNIYSSDGGNTWINGGQLTNEAVNCIQYVNPDTGYIVMTNVSARKTTNRGQNWTTIQGISDNYELQFLLQNNIGYSVGTGLKINKADGSLDTWNRLIINDNFSDVFFVSEQTGFAISSSGLSAPSGLYKTIDSGINWERVTGAPSGSELYFIDSLTGFIGNYTIFKSIDGGVNWSPVNLVLTGEIRKIFFIDSLTGWTVTQWSPSSDSKILKTTNSGDNWLVQVENGIDAFTSLFFVDSLNGWTTSRYIWQTTNSGNNWIEKTNIPIYFSNDVYFTSIDTGFVIEFLDLYNTTNSGINWLAQLNSQYVIRTFGWLSNLHGFILGDAVYETTDGGSSWNEVLELRNIGLRKFQAPENYVGYSSGYLGLIYKYIDTTIVPVEFTSFNAEVDNDIVILKWSTATETNNLGFEVLRSTDSKDWHSIGFINGNGTTTFTNNYQFRDRVEFSGIYFYRLKQIDYNGDLNYSNVIEVSVSKPFSFELFQNFPNPFNSSTTIMYLIAQDDFVSLKVYDILGKEVKTLVEENKKAGYYSINFSANYLSSGIYFYKLTSGEYSLRKKFILIK, from the coding sequence ATGAAATCCCAGAAAGTTAATTTCTACTCATCTCTACTGCTTGCCTTACTACTATTTACATCCTTGAATTATGCACAACAATTTGCTCAAGAAAGATTTTCTAAGGTTTCAACCGACACCATCAAAGAAAAACCAATTCAATTCAGGCGAGGAATAGAATTACAAGAAGGTTACCAGAGTTACGAACAAAAATATTTAGGAAAGAACCTTATTGAAGAAAAGCGAAGATTATTTCCATTACAGAGTACAGGAGTATGGACAGAGTTAAATCCCAAAGTACCGAGAGTAGATTATCTGGGAATTAATTTTGTAAATAAAGACCTGCCTACCGGACAGGCAGGTACAGGCTGGGCAGTTGGTGATTTAGGTGCTTTAATAAAAAGTACCAATGGAGGGACTAGCTGGACAGTTAGCGAAACTAATACAACAACACCGATTTTAAAAGTAAGAAGTTTCAACGGGCAAATAGTAATTGCAAGTGGATTTGGTGGACTTATACTCCGCTCAACAGATGGAGGCGAAACATTTACACAAGTTACAAGCAATGTAACAGGTGATCTTTGGGGATTGCAAATGCTGAATGACACTCTTGGCTGGGCTTGTGGAAATGGGAACTCACTTGCAAAGACAACTGATGGCGGACAAACGTGGCAAAGAATAATTACTCCTGGTTACACCTCTGATTACTGGTGGATAGATTTTATGAATGAGAATTATGGATTTATAGCAGCCAACGGAAAAGTATTAAGAACAATTGACGGAGGTCTGAACTGGGAGATAATCCAGGCAGGAGATACATATCCTCTATTTAGTATTGATGTAATAGACAGTTTACATATAGCAGCAGGAGGATATGGAGGAACAGGTTACTCTGGAAAAAATATTTATAGCAGCGATGGAGGAAATACCTGGATAAACGGAGGGCAATTAACTAATGAAGCAGTTAATTGTATCCAATATGTAAATCCCGATACAGGATACATTGTAATGACAAATGTATCTGCTCGTAAAACCACAAACAGAGGCCAGAACTGGACAACAATACAGGGAATAAGTGACAACTATGAATTACAATTTTTACTACAGAATAATATAGGCTATAGTGTAGGAACCGGATTAAAAATTAATAAAGCTGATGGAAGTCTTGATACTTGGAATAGGTTGATAATAAACGACAATTTCTCCGATGTGTTTTTTGTAAGTGAACAAACGGGATTTGCAATAAGCAGTTCAGGATTATCCGCACCAAGTGGTTTATACAAAACCATTGATAGTGGAATTAACTGGGAGAGAGTTACTGGAGCACCAAGCGGAAGCGAACTATATTTTATTGATAGTCTTACAGGATTTATTGGAAATTATACAATATTCAAGTCGATAGACGGAGGTGTAAATTGGAGTCCTGTTAATCTCGTTTTAACAGGTGAAATTAGAAAAATATTTTTTATTGACTCATTGACAGGATGGACGGTTACTCAATGGTCACCTTCTTCGGACTCAAAAATATTAAAAACTACCAATAGCGGTGATAACTGGCTTGTCCAGGTAGAAAATGGAATCGATGCTTTCACTAGCTTGTTTTTTGTTGATTCTTTAAATGGCTGGACAACTTCGAGATATATTTGGCAGACAACTAATAGCGGTAATAACTGGATAGAGAAAACAAATATACCGATCTATTTTTCTAACGATGTTTATTTCACCAGCATTGATACTGGTTTTGTTATTGAGTTTCTTGATTTATATAATACTACAAATTCTGGAATCAATTGGCTTGCTCAATTAAATTCTCAATACGTAATCAGAACGTTTGGCTGGTTATCAAATTTGCATGGATTTATTCTTGGAGATGCGGTTTACGAAACTACTGATGGTGGAAGCAGCTGGAATGAAGTTTTAGAATTAAGAAATATAGGGCTAAGAAAATTTCAAGCGCCTGAAAATTATGTCGGCTATTCCTCCGGTTATTTAGGTTTAATCTATAAATACATAGATACTACAATTGTTCCTGTTGAATTTACTTCATTCAACGCCGAAGTAGATAATGATATTGTAATATTGAAGTGGTCAACAGCTACAGAGACAAATAATTTAGGTTTTGAAGTTCTCAGATCGACAGATAGTAAAGATTGGCATTCAATAGGGTTTATTAATGGCAACGGAACGACTACTTTTACAAATAACTACCAATTTAGGGATAGAGTAGAATTCTCAGGTATTTATTTCTACAGATTAAAACAAATAGATTATAACGGTGATTTAAATTATAGTAATGTTATTGAAGTAAGTGTTAGTAAACCATTTAGTTTTGAATTATTTCAAAACTTTCCCAATCCGTTTAATTCATCGACTACAATTATGTATCTGATAGCACAGGATGATTTTGTCAGCTTAAAAGTTTACGACATTTTAGGTAAAGAAGTGAAAACTCTCGTGGAGGAAAATAAAAAGGCAGGATATTATTCAATAAATTTTTCGGCAAACTACCTCAGTTCAGGAATTTATTTTTATAAACTGACTTCAGGGGAATATAGCCTAAGAAAGAAATTCATTTTAATCAAGTAA
- a CDS encoding TIGR03790 family protein: MKTSTIFFVLFALFNNTILSQEPTNAGIPDASRVLVVYNSFSDSSFWLANYYRNVRGIPITNVIGLYLPDTTITVNGVTHPVIIAQETDIIRDSINHELNNGTKTFHAWRYYLDNIATPIKTHLVNNNLLSTIRYIVLCKGVPFKIQANADGSNDPGNVTVDGLLCMLNTENYDSLINKEVYPNGIIPNPYFDPDPNLSMDFRFLPDHFTTTWQGYTVKLSYLVSHLDGISYDVVKSIIDKSKNPDMSGTAAWIIDNDPTWSGGDGYFTLARDKLTELGFNVYYDSTDSWITSYQGNVMGYSSWGTHAEDYNCNFNDSAWVKDSLHFNLANGSVFNTYESFNGNSLTTLNWRYVQPDDTCSGHTQGLSTQFTQIGGTGTMGHAWEPYTNTVIANHIFFPAYQMGYNIVDAYYQGDTLLAWQNVLVADPLLRIFNCENSVITSDTIISSGDYLCNIVVPADVRLTIKSGETVNFRRNAKLKIYGLLELEEGATLNLNAYSELYLGQNSDLIIEQNAQFNFKDHSTFVIDDYFIFSNDMPFSFEDKSNIIIDGSAELSAGSTFSLVSGMSFNMNGSFILNGGSTLNIQNNSSLISNGRLVGNKGSTLNVNDSSKFLSYRELILNESVIINLQYSSPGDFKLGGVIKSLGITNNPVSFNCIRNQE; encoded by the coding sequence ATGAAAACTTCAACTATTTTCTTTGTTCTTTTTGCATTGTTTAATAATACCATTCTTTCGCAAGAACCTACTAATGCGGGTATTCCTGATGCAAGTCGTGTTCTTGTTGTATATAATTCATTTTCTGACTCTTCATTTTGGTTGGCAAATTACTATAGAAATGTGCGAGGGATTCCAATTACAAATGTGATCGGTTTATATTTGCCTGACACTACAATAACAGTAAATGGAGTAACACACCCGGTTATAATTGCCCAAGAAACAGATATAATCCGTGATTCGATTAATCATGAGCTTAACAATGGAACAAAAACATTCCACGCCTGGCGCTACTATTTGGATAATATTGCTACTCCGATAAAAACACACCTTGTAAATAACAATCTGCTTTCAACAATACGTTATATTGTCTTATGTAAAGGAGTCCCATTCAAAATACAAGCTAATGCTGATGGGTCAAATGATCCAGGAAATGTTACAGTAGATGGGTTATTATGTATGTTAAACACAGAAAACTATGATTCACTTATTAATAAAGAAGTTTATCCTAATGGGATAATTCCAAATCCGTATTTTGATCCAGATCCAAATCTCTCTATGGATTTTAGATTTCTTCCTGATCATTTTACTACCACGTGGCAAGGTTACACAGTAAAATTATCTTATCTTGTCTCTCATTTGGATGGAATAAGCTATGATGTAGTTAAAAGTATAATAGATAAATCAAAAAATCCTGATATGAGCGGAACAGCAGCCTGGATAATAGATAACGATCCAACCTGGTCAGGAGGAGATGGATACTTCACTTTAGCAAGAGACAAGTTAACTGAATTAGGATTTAATGTCTATTATGATTCAACTGATAGTTGGATTACATCTTATCAGGGAAATGTTATGGGATATTCATCCTGGGGGACGCATGCTGAAGATTACAATTGTAATTTCAATGATTCGGCATGGGTTAAAGACAGTTTACATTTTAATTTAGCAAATGGATCGGTATTCAATACTTACGAAAGCTTCAACGGAAATAGTTTGACGACGCTTAATTGGCGTTATGTACAACCCGACGATACCTGTAGTGGTCACACACAAGGATTATCTACACAATTTACTCAGATAGGCGGAACAGGGACAATGGGTCACGCTTGGGAACCATATACTAACACTGTAATAGCAAATCATATTTTCTTTCCAGCTTATCAAATGGGATATAATATTGTTGATGCATACTATCAAGGTGATACTCTTTTAGCCTGGCAAAATGTTCTTGTTGCTGATCCGCTATTAAGAATATTTAATTGTGAAAACAGTGTTATTACTTCAGACACAATAATTAGTTCAGGTGATTATCTGTGTAATATAGTAGTGCCTGCTGATGTTAGGTTGACAATTAAATCAGGTGAGACTGTTAATTTTAGACGCAATGCAAAATTAAAAATCTATGGTTTATTAGAATTAGAAGAAGGAGCAACTTTAAATTTGAATGCTTACTCAGAATTATACCTTGGGCAAAACTCCGATTTAATTATAGAGCAAAATGCACAATTTAATTTTAAAGATCATTCAACTTTTGTTATTGATGATTATTTTATTTTTAGTAATGATATGCCGTTTTCTTTTGAAGACAAGAGTAATATTATAATAGATGGATCTGCTGAACTTTCAGCGGGTTCAACATTTAGTTTAGTTAGTGGAATGAGTTTTAATATGAACGGTTCATTTATATTAAATGGTGGATCAACGCTTAATATCCAAAACAATTCTTCACTGATTTCAAATGGTAGATTAGTTGGTAATAAGGGAAGTACACTGAATGTTAATGACTCTTCAAAATTTCTCAGTTATAGAGAATTAATTCTTAATGAAAGCGTAATTATAAATTTACAATACTCTTCCCCCGGAGATTTTAAATTAGGAGGTGTAATAAAGTCACTTGGGATTACTAATAATCCTGTTTCATTTAACTGTATTCGGAATCAGGAATAA
- a CDS encoding aminotransferase class I/II-fold pyridoxal phosphate-dependent enzyme, producing the protein MNQKKIIPAIRTNNITYAVRDIVVLANEVAKSGKEMLYLNIGDPNLFDFQPPLHLVKATYDAMMKNLNGYAPSSGIKEAVTAIEREAEKKGINNVHDIFVTTGASEAIDICLTALVNDGENVLTPTPGYPLYTAIASKLQMMENPYYLNEENGWLPDIEDIKSKINNKTKAIILINPNNPTGSLYTTKNLQAIIDLALEHNLVIFADEIYDKLLFDGKKHISIASMNKDVSCITFGGLSKNYMVPGFRIGWGIVSGRKEILSDYIEAINKILRARLSANHPEQYGIKISLEGDQSHLVEANAKLTSRRDMTVEMLNSIDGISCVKPEGAFYAFPQINGVDSDAHFVSELIKETGVVVVPGSGFGQVPGTNHFRVVFLPNEKILEKAYKSIGNFLQKYKQKYSKDVEV; encoded by the coding sequence ATGAACCAAAAAAAAATAATTCCAGCAATAAGAACAAATAATATCACTTATGCAGTTAGGGACATTGTCGTACTTGCAAATGAAGTAGCAAAATCGGGAAAAGAAATGTTGTATCTGAATATTGGTGATCCAAATCTGTTTGATTTTCAACCACCGCTTCATCTTGTAAAAGCAACTTATGATGCGATGATGAAAAATTTAAACGGCTATGCACCATCTTCCGGAATAAAAGAAGCTGTAACAGCAATTGAAAGGGAAGCAGAGAAAAAAGGAATTAATAATGTTCACGATATTTTTGTTACAACCGGTGCAAGTGAAGCGATTGATATTTGTCTTACTGCACTTGTTAATGATGGAGAAAATGTTTTAACTCCAACCCCTGGTTATCCACTTTACACTGCTATCGCCAGCAAACTTCAGATGATGGAAAATCCATATTATTTAAATGAAGAAAATGGATGGCTGCCTGATATTGAGGATATAAAAAGTAAAATCAACAACAAAACAAAAGCGATTATTCTGATCAATCCGAATAATCCAACTGGTTCACTTTACACAACAAAAAATCTTCAGGCAATAATTGATCTCGCACTCGAACACAATCTCGTGATTTTTGCTGATGAAATTTATGATAAACTTCTGTTCGATGGAAAGAAACACATTTCGATTGCTTCAATGAACAAAGATGTTTCCTGCATTACTTTTGGTGGACTTTCAAAAAATTATATGGTTCCCGGTTTCAGAATAGGCTGGGGAATTGTAAGCGGAAGAAAAGAAATTCTTTCGGATTACATTGAAGCAATTAATAAAATTTTACGTGCAAGGCTTTCAGCAAATCATCCTGAGCAGTACGGAATTAAAATTTCTCTTGAAGGCGATCAATCACACCTCGTTGAAGCAAATGCAAAGCTTACAAGTCGAAGAGATATGACAGTTGAAATGCTGAATTCAATCGATGGAATATCTTGTGTAAAACCGGAAGGCGCTTTTTACGCTTTTCCACAAATAAATGGAGTTGATTCAGATGCTCATTTTGTTTCGGAGCTTATAAAAGAAACAGGAGTAGTTGTGGTTCCTGGAAGCGGATTCGGTCAGGTCCCGGGTACTAATCATTTCAGAGTGGTGTTTCTGCCTAACGAAAAAATTCTTGAAAAGGCTTATAAATCAATAGGCAATTTTTTGCAAAAGTATAAGCAGAAATATTCAAAGGACGTTGAAGTTTAA